A single region of the Phycisphaerae bacterium RAS1 genome encodes:
- a CDS encoding DNA alkylation repair enzyme has product MTAKDIVAELKKFASAQTKKTWMTHGAQEPCLGVKVADMKKIQKRVKMDYQLALDLYDTGIADAMYLAGLIADDAKMTKKDLQKWVEGATWGMVAEYTVPWVASGSPHGRELALKWIESKDEAIASAGWQTYSSMVAIKPDADLDLAEIKSLLQRVASSIHQQPNRVKCVMNSFVIAVACHVKPLHKLAVDTADGIGKVAVELVGACKIPFAPDFIKKFQARSPIGKKRKSPKC; this is encoded by the coding sequence ATGACCGCCAAGGATATCGTCGCTGAGCTCAAGAAGTTCGCCAGCGCGCAAACCAAGAAAACATGGATGACCCACGGCGCTCAAGAGCCCTGCCTCGGCGTCAAGGTCGCGGACATGAAGAAGATCCAGAAGCGCGTCAAGATGGACTACCAGCTCGCCTTGGATCTCTACGACACCGGCATCGCCGACGCAATGTACCTCGCAGGACTGATCGCGGACGACGCGAAGATGACCAAAAAGGACCTGCAAAAATGGGTTGAAGGCGCCACCTGGGGCATGGTCGCCGAATACACGGTCCCGTGGGTCGCGTCCGGTAGCCCGCATGGCCGCGAGCTTGCCTTGAAGTGGATCGAATCCAAGGACGAAGCCATCGCCTCGGCCGGCTGGCAGACCTACAGCAGCATGGTCGCCATCAAGCCGGACGCGGACCTTGACCTGGCCGAGATCAAGTCGCTCCTGCAGCGCGTGGCGAGTTCGATCCACCAGCAGCCCAATCGCGTCAAATGCGTGATGAACAGTTTCGTCATCGCCGTCGCCTGCCACGTCAAACCGCTTCACAAGCTCGCAGTCGATACGGCCGACGGAATCGGCAAGGTCGCCGTCGAACTGGTCGGGGCGTGCAAGATTCCGTTCGCGCCCGACTTCATCAAGAAATTCCAGGCGCGCAGCCCGATCGGCAAGAAGCGCAAGTCGCCGAAGTGCTGA